From Acidobacteriota bacterium, one genomic window encodes:
- a CDS encoding HAMP domain-containing protein: MRLGARWTLRTRLTLWYVAVLALLLLVYATLVFVFQYAVLTRQIFHDEVQDIITVEGLLYFDQRGTLQLRQDYYSRPQSHLLVDRYMEVRDLSGDVLYRSPTLNGMPLGGPNRKGEGDGTFNERIIRLDDGSHVFTISHIHGMGGRDLLIRLGYSLGPLRTRMEQFFLLLLFAVPVTLGIAWLAGQAIARRALRPLEKMTERATGITARNLHDRLVIENPNDELGQMAQVFNHLLQRLEESFRQLQRFTADAAHELRTPLASLRTIGEVALSKGNDPEVYKEALGDILEETSRLNETIDGLILLSRAEATAPRGSQEIFSANDLIDEVLNFLSVVMDERNVKAVQENTTNGVTMLQGDRGLLRIAFVNLIHNAVKFSPANSTIRISYSPISGDDPEMQIAIQDEGPGIAPGEHERIFERFFTSSAHATAMNSGAGLGLSIAKLVIERAGGTIYFDRNRPVGARCVVTLHAADDPAKSRAAQI; this comes from the coding sequence TTGAGACTGGGAGCACGATGGACACTGCGCACGCGGCTTACGCTCTGGTATGTCGCGGTTCTGGCGCTGTTGCTGCTGGTCTACGCAACGCTGGTCTTCGTCTTTCAATACGCCGTTCTCACGCGGCAGATCTTTCACGATGAAGTGCAGGACATCATCACGGTAGAAGGCCTTCTCTACTTCGACCAGCGGGGAACTCTTCAACTTCGTCAGGACTATTACTCGCGGCCGCAGTCTCATCTGCTTGTCGATCGCTACATGGAAGTGCGCGATCTCTCGGGAGATGTGCTATACCGCAGCCCAACGCTCAACGGGATGCCTCTCGGCGGGCCGAATAGAAAGGGCGAAGGCGATGGGACGTTCAACGAGCGAATTATCCGCCTCGACGACGGATCGCACGTCTTTACGATCAGCCACATCCATGGCATGGGAGGGAGAGACCTGCTGATTCGCCTGGGGTACAGCCTGGGCCCGTTGCGCACGCGCATGGAGCAGTTCTTCCTCCTGTTGCTTTTTGCTGTCCCTGTCACTCTTGGCATTGCCTGGCTCGCGGGCCAGGCGATTGCCCGGAGAGCGCTGCGGCCGCTGGAGAAGATGACGGAACGCGCCACCGGGATTACTGCGCGCAATCTGCATGATCGCCTGGTGATTGAGAACCCGAACGACGAGCTTGGTCAGATGGCTCAAGTGTTCAACCATCTCTTGCAGCGGCTGGAGGAGTCGTTTCGGCAATTGCAACGCTTTACGGCAGATGCAGCTCATGAGCTGCGTACGCCGCTGGCATCGCTTCGCACGATTGGCGAGGTTGCACTGAGCAAAGGCAATGACCCGGAAGTGTACAAAGAGGCGCTGGGAGACATTCTGGAAGAGACCTCGCGGCTGAATGAGACGATCGACGGTCTAATTCTGCTTTCAAGAGCCGAGGCGACCGCTCCGCGCGGATCGCAGGAGATCTTCAGTGCGAATGACTTGATCGACGAAGTTTTAAACTTTCTGAGCGTCGTGATGGACGAGCGCAACGTAAAGGCAGTACAGGAAAATACAACGAATGGCGTAACCATGCTGCAAGGCGACCGAGGTCTCCTTCGGATTGCCTTCGTCAATCTGATCCATAACGCGGTGAAGTTCTCTCCTGCCAACTCGACGATTCGAATCAGCTATTCACCGATCAGCGGCGACGACCCGGAAATGCAGATCGCCATTCAGGATGAAGGCCCTGGAATTGCACCCGGCGAGCACGAACGTATTTTCGAACGATTTTTTACCAGCAGCGCACACGCTACTGCCATGAACAGCGGTGCAGGGCTTGGGCTTTCCATTGCGAAGTTGGTCATCGAGCGCGCGGGAGGAACGATCTACTTCGACAGAAATAGGCCCGTAGGGGCTCGATGCGTTGTGACCCTGCACGCAGCTGACGATCCAGCAAAATCTCGCGCCGCTCAGATTTGA
- a CDS encoding response regulator transcription factor gives MPSVRAKILIIEDDKKMSDALVSGLRESNYDVSTAASGEEGFYLVHKLNPDLLLLDLTLPQRNGLEILQQLRAEGIDVRVLVLTSHNTVDDRVSGLRMGADDYLGKPFSFPELLARIDALLRRFLPPTEPESFQIQDLRLDTRARVAMRAGQKLELTSREFDLLLYLAQYRGRTVSREMLARDVWRETSRFTPIDNVIDVQVARLRRKIDDPFGVKLLQTVRGLGFSLREP, from the coding sequence ATGCCATCAGTTCGCGCCAAGATTTTGATCATCGAAGATGACAAAAAGATGTCGGACGCACTGGTCTCTGGCCTGAGGGAATCGAACTATGACGTATCGACAGCGGCCTCCGGTGAGGAAGGTTTTTATCTCGTCCATAAACTGAATCCCGATCTGTTGCTGCTGGACCTGACGTTGCCGCAAAGAAATGGCCTGGAGATACTTCAGCAGCTTCGTGCGGAAGGCATCGACGTTCGCGTACTGGTCTTGACCTCGCACAACACTGTGGATGACCGGGTATCGGGCCTGCGGATGGGAGCCGACGACTATCTTGGCAAGCCATTCTCCTTTCCTGAATTGCTCGCGCGCATCGATGCTCTGCTGCGGCGCTTTCTTCCTCCGACGGAACCGGAGTCGTTTCAGATTCAAGACCTCAGGCTGGATACTCGCGCACGAGTAGCTATGCGGGCTGGTCAGAAACTGGAACTAACTTCCAGGGAGTTCGATCTTCTGCTGTATCTCGCGCAGTACCGCGGACGCACGGTCTCGCGCGAGATGCTGGCCAGGGATGTGTGGCGAGAGACCTCACGATTTACGCCGATCGATAACGTCATCGACGTTCAGGTCGCACGGCTGAGGAGAAAAATAGACGATCCGTTTGGAGTGAAACTCCTGCAAACTGTGCGAGGATTGGGCTTCAGCCTGAGGGAGCCTTGA
- a CDS encoding carbohydrate kinase, with translation MRSTSDGSASKPGHRALIAVDLGAESCRVSLLRWRDGRQHIELVHRFAHRAEQRSDGLRWNLQRIVDGVEAGLARCAEIAEEGVRSIAVDGWAVDYVRLDSNGVAIEDPFCYRDPRNANAEAALYRIIAPSRLRELTGVQLQPINTLYQQHADQLAGIHGRWLNLPEYMLYRWGGKPVAERTMATHSGMVGLDGNWCREITTAAGIRAEDAPALVEAGTIVGEYSGGIERLRGVRLIAPCCHDTASAVAGIPAAGMNWAYISSGTWSLIGTVLEAPCNSPEAAEANFTNLGAAGGRILFHKGISGMWLLQQSMRAWDLTDVALLVSQAQAQPAPPTAELIDVDDPVLAAPGDMPARINAQRAARGLAPGNDPPAMTRLIFESLAARYASVLRSISTMTGKRFDAIYIVGGGSQNNLLNSLTEKATGLPVIRGSVESSTIGNFGVQLAALDGDTSAEHIARQAALLQREPVS, from the coding sequence CTGCGCAGCACATCCGATGGTTCGGCGAGCAAGCCGGGCCATCGCGCTTTGATCGCCGTCGATCTTGGCGCAGAAAGCTGCCGCGTCTCACTTCTCCGATGGCGTGACGGCAGGCAGCACATTGAACTGGTCCATCGCTTTGCACATCGTGCGGAGCAGCGAAGCGATGGTCTCCGCTGGAACCTTCAACGCATCGTCGATGGAGTCGAAGCCGGGCTTGCGCGCTGCGCGGAGATCGCCGAAGAAGGTGTGCGTTCCATCGCCGTGGATGGATGGGCCGTCGACTACGTCCGGCTCGATTCAAACGGAGTGGCTATTGAAGACCCCTTTTGTTATCGCGATCCGCGCAATGCAAATGCGGAGGCTGCGCTCTATCGCATCATCGCTCCCTCTCGCCTGCGTGAACTGACCGGCGTTCAGCTGCAGCCGATCAATACGCTTTATCAGCAGCACGCCGATCAGCTCGCCGGTATACACGGCCGCTGGCTCAATCTGCCGGAGTACATGCTCTATCGTTGGGGAGGAAAGCCTGTCGCGGAGCGCACGATGGCAACGCATAGCGGCATGGTGGGGCTGGATGGAAACTGGTGCAGGGAGATTACTACTGCTGCGGGTATTCGTGCGGAGGATGCGCCCGCTCTTGTCGAAGCAGGCACCATCGTCGGCGAGTACAGCGGAGGGATAGAGCGTCTTCGAGGCGTGCGTTTGATCGCACCGTGCTGTCACGATACGGCAAGCGCAGTCGCTGGTATTCCTGCCGCCGGGATGAATTGGGCGTATATCAGCTCCGGCACCTGGTCGCTGATCGGCACCGTGCTTGAAGCTCCCTGCAATAGCCCTGAAGCTGCCGAGGCCAACTTCACCAATCTCGGCGCGGCGGGCGGCCGCATTCTCTTTCACAAAGGCATCAGCGGCATGTGGCTGCTCCAGCAATCGATGCGGGCATGGGACCTCACAGACGTGGCTCTGCTGGTGAGCCAGGCACAAGCGCAGCCTGCGCCGCCTACCGCCGAATTGATCGATGTTGACGACCCCGTGCTTGCAGCCCCTGGAGACATGCCTGCCCGCATCAATGCGCAACGTGCAGCGCGAGGGCTCGCCCCAGGCAACGATCCTCCGGCAATGACGCGTTTGATATTTGAATCGCTGGCGGCCCGCTACGCTTCGGTCCTGCGGTCTATCTCGACCATGACCGGCAAGCGGTTCGATGCGATCTACATCGTCGGCGGAGGCAGTCAGAACAACCTCCTCAACTCGCTCACCGAAAAGGCAACCGGACTACCCGTAATACGTGGCTCCGTAGAGAGCTCCACCATCGGCAACTTTGGAGTTCAGTTGGCGGCGCTTGATGGCGATACATCGGCGGAACACATCGCGCGGCAGGCAGCATTGCTTCAACGCGAACCGGTCTCCTAG
- a CDS encoding efflux RND transporter permease subunit, whose translation MSGFSIRNPYLMVVLCLVITILGSVSVADMPVDMFPPINLPVVAVATFYSGMPPQQIEANITYHLERQFTLASGIDHMESRSLPGVSLIKVYFRAGTDPDADAATISSLASSDLRDMPPGTYPPIVLKQDASSIPVALVTLSGSGLNESKLKDVGQNFVRNQLASVPGASVTQPFGGRWRQIMLYADPYKLEANQLSPMDVVRSVNDANVILPAGDVQIGRYDYNIYTNSMLKGASDIAQVPLKMVGQSPVRVGDVAVPQDSFGLQYNIVRVNGQRGVYLPIFKQGGDSNTIAIVNGVNDTLKKLVDVPASLKTTVEFDQSRFVKTAIETLVHEGGVGLFLTCLMILIFLGSLRATVAVFFSIPLSLLTTFFVLKLSGSSLNSMVLGGLALALSRLIDNSVVVLENIFRHLEEGESPEEAAEKGGKEVALPVLAGTLTTVVVFFPVTMLYGVSKFLFSSLALAVVISLFASYFVALTVVPLFCARFVKSGHSDVVHESSEEEMAITADPKSTHHGLWARFNAKFAAGFDALLHRYDRLVARVLLKPWQTLGGFGIVFLLSLLLFPFLGLSFFPRTDAGQFVISFKAPSGTKLEATEEEASRIENIVRRIVSKHDLGILVTNIGIDPGFSALFSPNAAMHTGFTQVALSHDHTRSSFDYIDEVKTAIAKEVPEVQTFYSSGSLVDGVLNMGAPAPIDVRITGNDIAADFKLAQKIASQIRGIPGAADVYIPQDIDYPSLRISIDRTRASQLGLTEKEVVSNIITALTSNQMIAPSIWIDPNSGNNYFLTVMFKEGQIKSLDDLKAIPLHGANISQPTRLDMVADIQQFNAPTEMDHTQIRRNLDIYVRPQSEDLGVITKKIQAIVDASDPPQGISVTLAGSVVSMNASFRSFAIGLILSVVLLYLILVAQFRSFLDPFIILLALPPGITGVILALLVWGTTLNVMSLMGVVMLAGISLSNSILIVEFAHHLIKQGKSVQEAIILSCRVRLRPILMTSLATLIGLLPMALKLGEGSESYAPLAQALIGGLTVSVILTIFLVPAGFYLAYGSKELPRSA comes from the coding sequence ATGTCGGGATTCTCCATCCGAAATCCTTACCTCATGGTGGTGCTGTGCCTCGTCATCACCATCTTGGGTTCGGTCAGCGTTGCGGACATGCCGGTCGATATGTTCCCGCCGATCAACCTGCCCGTCGTTGCCGTCGCGACCTTCTATTCGGGGATGCCGCCGCAGCAGATTGAAGCGAATATCACCTATCACCTTGAGCGACAGTTCACGCTCGCCAGCGGCATCGACCACATGGAGTCCCGCTCACTTCCCGGCGTGTCACTCATCAAGGTTTACTTCCGCGCCGGAACAGATCCCGATGCGGATGCAGCTACGATCTCATCGCTCGCCAGCAGCGACCTGCGCGACATGCCTCCGGGGACCTACCCGCCCATCGTTCTCAAGCAGGATGCCTCCAGCATTCCGGTCGCGCTCGTCACGCTGAGCGGTTCGGGACTGAATGAGAGCAAGCTCAAGGACGTCGGCCAGAACTTCGTCCGCAATCAACTTGCAAGCGTTCCAGGAGCATCGGTAACGCAGCCCTTCGGCGGGCGGTGGCGGCAGATCATGCTCTACGCCGATCCCTACAAGCTCGAAGCCAACCAGCTTAGCCCGATGGACGTTGTCCGCTCCGTCAATGACGCCAATGTCATCCTGCCAGCCGGCGACGTGCAGATCGGACGCTACGACTACAACATCTACACCAATTCGATGCTCAAGGGAGCGTCGGACATCGCACAGGTGCCGCTCAAGATGGTCGGCCAGTCGCCGGTAAGAGTGGGCGACGTGGCGGTTCCCCAGGACTCATTCGGCCTCCAGTACAACATTGTTCGTGTGAATGGACAGCGCGGTGTGTACCTGCCCATCTTCAAACAGGGCGGCGACTCCAATACCATCGCAATCGTCAACGGCGTCAACGATACGCTCAAGAAGCTCGTCGATGTGCCAGCCTCACTCAAAACAACTGTTGAGTTCGACCAGTCCCGTTTCGTCAAAACAGCGATTGAAACTCTTGTGCACGAAGGCGGAGTCGGACTCTTCCTCACCTGCCTGATGATCCTTATCTTTCTCGGCAGTCTTCGCGCGACGGTTGCGGTCTTCTTCTCTATCCCACTCTCTCTGCTGACAACCTTCTTCGTACTGAAGCTTAGCGGAAGCTCGTTGAACAGCATGGTCCTCGGCGGGCTCGCGCTTGCGTTGTCGCGTCTGATCGATAACTCCGTCGTCGTCCTCGAAAATATCTTTCGTCACCTTGAAGAAGGGGAGTCGCCGGAAGAGGCAGCAGAAAAAGGAGGCAAAGAGGTTGCGCTGCCCGTGCTTGCCGGTACGCTCACGACTGTCGTCGTCTTCTTCCCTGTCACTATGCTCTACGGAGTCAGCAAGTTTCTCTTTTCATCGCTCGCGCTGGCTGTTGTCATCTCACTCTTTGCCTCCTACTTCGTTGCGCTCACTGTCGTCCCGCTCTTCTGCGCCCGTTTCGTCAAGAGCGGGCACAGCGACGTCGTGCATGAGTCGTCCGAAGAAGAGATGGCCATTACAGCCGACCCGAAGAGCACGCACCATGGGCTTTGGGCGCGCTTCAACGCAAAGTTTGCCGCGGGCTTCGACGCACTGTTGCACCGTTACGATCGCCTCGTTGCCCGTGTGCTCCTCAAGCCTTGGCAGACGCTTGGCGGTTTCGGCATTGTCTTTCTCCTCTCGCTCCTTCTGTTTCCGTTTCTCGGTCTCTCCTTCTTCCCACGCACCGATGCCGGGCAATTCGTCATCAGCTTCAAAGCTCCATCAGGCACGAAGCTCGAGGCTACAGAAGAAGAGGCATCTCGCATTGAGAACATCGTTCGCCGCATCGTCTCCAAGCATGACCTCGGCATTCTGGTAACAAATATCGGTATAGACCCCGGCTTTTCGGCGCTCTTCTCGCCGAATGCTGCCATGCACACCGGGTTTACCCAGGTCGCTCTCTCCCACGACCACACCAGGAGCAGCTTCGATTACATCGATGAAGTGAAGACCGCGATTGCAAAAGAGGTGCCCGAGGTCCAGACCTTCTACTCGTCGGGCAGCCTCGTCGATGGCGTGTTGAATATGGGAGCGCCAGCGCCCATCGACGTGCGCATAACCGGCAACGACATAGCCGCCGATTTCAAACTTGCACAGAAGATCGCCTCGCAGATTCGCGGCATACCCGGCGCAGCAGACGTCTACATTCCTCAGGACATCGACTACCCGTCGCTGCGAATCTCCATCGACCGCACACGCGCAAGCCAGCTCGGCCTTACCGAAAAGGAAGTCGTCTCCAACATCATCACCGCACTTACATCGAACCAGATGATCGCTCCCTCCATCTGGATCGATCCCAATAGCGGTAACAACTACTTCCTTACTGTCATGTTCAAGGAGGGGCAGATCAAGTCACTCGACGACCTGAAGGCCATTCCGCTGCACGGGGCTAACATCTCACAGCCAACACGGCTGGACATGGTGGCCGACATCCAGCAATTCAACGCTCCTACCGAGATGGACCACACGCAGATTCGCCGCAATCTCGACATTTACGTCCGTCCGCAGAGTGAAGACCTCGGCGTCATCACGAAGAAGATTCAAGCCATCGTCGATGCCTCGGACCCGCCGCAGGGCATCTCAGTTACGCTTGCGGGCAGCGTCGTCTCCATGAACGCCTCCTTCCGCAGCTTCGCCATCGGGCTGATCCTGTCGGTGGTCTTGCTCTACCTCATCCTCGTGGCACAGTTCCGCTCCTTCCTCGATCCGTTCATCATCCTTCTCGCACTGCCGCCCGGCATCACGGGAGTCATCCTCGCCCTGCTCGTCTGGGGAACCACGCTCAACGTCATGTCGCTCATGGGTGTCGTCATGCTCGCCGGTATCTCCCTCTCCAACAGCATTCTGATTGTTGAGTTCGCCCATCACCTCATCAAACAGGGTAAGAGCGTTCAGGAGGCGATCATCCTCTCCTGCCGTGTCCGTCTCAGGCCAATTCTTATGACCTCGCTCGCCACGCTCATCGGTCTGCTTCCGATGGCGCTCAAACTTGGGGAAGGCAGCGAATCCTACGCGCCGCTGGCTCAGGCGCTCATCGGAGGCCTTACCGTCTCCGTTATCCTGACAATCTTCCTCGTCCCCGCAGGCTTCTATCTTGCATACGGAAGCAAGGAACTTCCGCGGAGCGCCTGA
- a CDS encoding efflux RND transporter periplasmic adaptor subunit, with product MANLKDSGTVWLAVATVFAAGTLTACNAHKPAAVAVPVVPVATVSPATLENDRVLTAEFRPYQEVDVMAKIAGYVKSIGVDIGDHVHQNAVLAVLEVPEVQDDVAKAKAGAAAAEANIVTAEAAVQRAQAASNIASLSFKRIQDVATRDRGLVPRQEVDVAQAHEMEAKAQLASANSALRAAQQNKLQAESEHSRAVAMMQYATIRAPFNGVVTKRYANTGSMIQAGISSQSQAMPVVRLAQNDLLRLILPVPVTDVAAVHNGQLVDVSVVSLGRRIQGKVTRYADSVQMSTRTMDTEVDVPNPDGSLVPGMYAEVHLHLAARPNVLSVPLDAVDGLGTSVQQAYVVRDGIVHLVTVTVGLQTPSKIEILSGLKQGEQVIVGRHTGLFDGQKVDAQPAAYEAGSNR from the coding sequence ATGGCAAATCTAAAAGATTCCGGGACAGTGTGGCTGGCTGTTGCCACTGTCTTCGCTGCCGGAACATTGACTGCCTGCAATGCACATAAACCCGCAGCCGTTGCCGTGCCCGTCGTGCCTGTCGCGACAGTGTCGCCTGCAACGCTTGAAAACGATCGCGTCCTGACGGCTGAGTTCCGCCCCTATCAGGAGGTGGATGTCATGGCGAAAATTGCAGGCTATGTGAAGTCCATCGGCGTCGATATTGGAGATCATGTTCACCAGAATGCTGTGCTGGCGGTGTTGGAGGTCCCCGAGGTTCAGGACGACGTGGCCAAAGCAAAAGCCGGAGCGGCGGCTGCGGAAGCCAACATCGTCACGGCCGAGGCTGCTGTGCAGCGCGCGCAGGCGGCGTCGAATATCGCTTCACTCTCTTTCAAGCGCATCCAGGATGTGGCGACACGCGATCGCGGTCTGGTGCCGCGGCAGGAGGTCGATGTTGCCCAGGCGCATGAGATGGAGGCGAAGGCGCAGCTCGCCAGTGCAAACTCTGCGCTCAGGGCGGCCCAGCAGAACAAGCTTCAGGCGGAATCCGAGCATTCGCGTGCCGTCGCCATGATGCAGTACGCCACCATCCGCGCTCCTTTCAATGGAGTGGTGACGAAGCGATATGCCAACACCGGCTCGATGATTCAGGCTGGCATCTCATCGCAGTCGCAGGCGATGCCGGTGGTAAGGCTCGCGCAGAACGATCTGCTTCGGCTGATTCTGCCTGTGCCTGTTACAGATGTCGCGGCGGTCCACAATGGGCAACTGGTTGACGTTAGCGTGGTCAGCCTCGGCCGCAGAATTCAGGGCAAGGTGACGCGCTATGCCGATTCCGTGCAGATGTCGACGCGGACCATGGATACCGAGGTCGATGTGCCCAACCCTGACGGCTCGCTAGTGCCCGGCATGTACGCGGAGGTCCATCTCCATCTTGCGGCGCGGCCCAATGTTCTGAGCGTCCCGCTCGATGCAGTCGATGGACTCGGCACTAGCGTGCAGCAGGCCTATGTGGTGCGCGACGGCATTGTGCACCTGGTCACCGTCACCGTGGGACTCCAGACACCTTCCAAAATCGAGATCCTCTCTGGCCTCAAGCAGGGAGAGCAGGTCATCGTTGGACGCCACACGGGTCTCTTCGATGGGCAGAAGGTCGATGCACAACCTGCTGCATACGAAGCAGGCAGCAACCGCTAA
- a CDS encoding TolC family protein: MNSVAVLTLFCFLTISALGQSAASPELQSLDLPQAEAQALVKLPRMLAAQARARAISERVRQARSGYLPMVNFNATGAQVADTSSAVSAGNLTTSALSGRFAYGGNLTQLVTDFGRTGALVSAARFTAEAQADAATLTRAQVRLNVRMAYYRVLGAEAVLRAAQAALANRRLVSRQLSALAQSELRSTLDVNFARVLESEAELAVVRAQSTVAQERSQLAIAMGQQQSVVAKLIDVASVEPLPPAPEDLMQQAQAKRADLAVLQAQQHAAQQFAQSEKRLSYPTLNLQAAAGQLPYHDRTLHDDYAAAGFNLSIPVFNGGLFAARRSEAEFEATARAHDVQDRRLQVGDEVRSAWYRADEAFRSIDVTARLVAQSKEALRLAQDRYDAGLGSIVELNEAQLNETSAEITAADATYTYLTRLAQLDFATGNLN; encoded by the coding sequence ATGAATTCTGTGGCCGTTCTGACTCTGTTTTGCTTCCTCACAATATCCGCCCTGGGACAGTCAGCCGCATCTCCGGAATTACAATCTCTGGACCTGCCCCAGGCCGAAGCTCAGGCACTTGTAAAGCTGCCTCGCATGCTGGCGGCCCAGGCGCGCGCGCGCGCAATCTCCGAGCGAGTCCGTCAAGCGCGATCGGGGTATCTGCCTATGGTCAACTTCAATGCCACAGGCGCGCAGGTGGCCGATACCAGTTCGGCAGTGTCGGCGGGGAATCTGACCACATCTGCCTTGTCCGGCCGGTTTGCTTACGGCGGCAACCTCACGCAGCTCGTCACAGACTTCGGACGCACCGGTGCGCTGGTCAGTGCTGCGAGATTTACAGCCGAAGCGCAGGCCGATGCCGCTACACTCACCCGCGCGCAGGTTCGGCTCAATGTAAGGATGGCCTACTACCGTGTTCTAGGTGCGGAGGCCGTTCTTCGTGCTGCGCAGGCGGCCCTTGCAAACCGGCGCCTGGTCTCCAGGCAACTATCTGCGTTGGCGCAAAGCGAGCTCAGGTCGACGCTCGACGTCAATTTTGCCAGGGTGCTTGAGAGTGAGGCCGAACTTGCTGTTGTAAGGGCGCAAAGCACTGTCGCGCAGGAGCGATCGCAGCTTGCCATCGCAATGGGGCAGCAACAGTCTGTTGTCGCTAAGCTGATTGATGTCGCCTCGGTTGAGCCACTGCCGCCCGCTCCCGAAGACCTTATGCAGCAGGCGCAGGCAAAGCGTGCCGACCTCGCGGTTCTTCAAGCCCAGCAGCACGCAGCACAGCAGTTTGCGCAATCGGAAAAGCGTCTGAGCTATCCCACATTGAATCTTCAAGCCGCCGCGGGTCAACTACCCTACCACGACCGCACTTTGCATGACGACTACGCCGCCGCAGGCTTCAACCTCAGCATCCCGGTCTTCAACGGGGGACTCTTTGCGGCGCGGCGATCTGAAGCTGAATTTGAAGCAACCGCGCGCGCGCACGATGTGCAGGATCGGCGTCTTCAGGTGGGCGACGAAGTTCGAAGCGCGTGGTACAGGGCCGATGAGGCGTTTCGCAGCATCGATGTCACTGCGCGTCTTGTTGCGCAGAGCAAGGAGGCGCTGCGTCTTGCCCAAGACCGTTACGATGCAGGCCTTGGCAGCATCGTCGAGCTGAACGAAGCGCAATTGAACGAGACCTCTGCGGAGATTACCGCAGCCGACGCAACGTACACCTATCTCACGCGTCTCGCGCAGCTCGACTTCGCAACAGGGAATCTTAATTGA